The Coffea arabica cultivar ET-39 chromosome 2c, Coffea Arabica ET-39 HiFi, whole genome shotgun sequence genome includes the window AGATGCAAATCGCGCAGCAAAAGTCTTTGGCTTTGCCTTATCTCCATACAGAGACAGTCCAGCGTTATAATCCTATAACACAGAAAAGATTAGACCCTGTACATTAACAAAAATGAGATATCTAAGATATTAGCAGAAGACCACTATCAAAACGTAGGAAGCTGGTTAATTGAGATATCATAGTGTTACTGCATCATAACTGCATTTGGTGATTAGTATGCACTTTTACCAAATAGTGAGTATTTGGTACCAAAACATATTCAAAGGAAGCTGCAAGATTTAGAAAGAAAGCCACTAAACAAGATTACAATTCATCTGCTGGTAAAACTAAAACATTACTAGCAAACAGTAAACTTAAAGAAAACTTTGAAATTTGCTTCAGCTGCAATGGAAGTCCTTTCAAGATGTTCCACAGCAAATTTGATCCAAATTACAGTTTTAACTTGGAATAGAGTCCGCattttagcttgattttgttcaTTATAATTGTAATTTTGAAGAAACTCAGAGTTAGAATGAATTGCTTCAGGAAAGTTACGGCTTTTACTGATCTTAACAACTTTACAGTCAATCTCATGAGTTTTCCACAAGTAAGTAAGTTTGGCTAGTTGGAATACTGTAATATGTGAACTCTACAGAGTGGATAAGATCATTGTATGAGCATACGGAatttactttttaatttttccaacaaatcattttgaacctttaaaaaaaaaaaaaaagaatgagaagaaaGTTCCCTAATGGATCTAATCtagctttttaaaaaaatggagagtttcactaaataccaaaaaatgTTACACAAATGCAGCTTACCAAACTGTGACATCAGTCCAATAATACCAATGAATTACTAAAcaaatatttaaaaaagaaCAAGCTTAAAAGAATTGGTTCCAAACCTCAGGCTCCAAGATGTCTTCAAACTGAGGTGGGACCCGGATGGCAAATCCATCGCCATAGAACTGAAACCAAGATTTGGTATTGGCAATTCCTGATAGAAAAGAAGTTGATGATGCTTCAGCAGCAGAAGATGGGGGGATTTGAGGGCATTGAAGGACCAAGGAGAGGACAGAGCTCAGTGAAGTGGTAGTGAAAATAATACCAAGCCTCCTTGAGATAAGAATGCTGGGGTGCTTGAGAGGTGAAATGGGCTTTCTTGAAATGGGGTTTTGAGGGGGTTTCGGAAAGAGGGAGAGGAGGAAAGTGGACATGGCCATGAAAGATGGTGGAGACGATGGGGATGGAGACAGGGAGTGGGATTCATGGCTGGTGATGTGGGGAATAGATAATGTGGGACAGTTCTTGGGGATTTTATCTGTGGGAATCTTTTGCGCTTAGGGGGTTGGTGgtaatttcaaaaaatggaATTCAGGAtgtggagaaaattataaagAGGGAAAATAGCGAGATTGCACGCAAAGTAAATTTGACGGTTTTGGAGACATATTTGGACAATGACAAATTCCAATTTATACTCCAAAACTTAAATGCGTTTGGTAAGAGGTTTcgaaatgaaaaattaaaataaatttcatAATTATTGTTTGGATTACTACTAtcagaattgaaattttggaatcatATATAAAAATTTGGAGTTCCCCAATTCCCTAATAACCTGgagagtttttaaaaaaatccaaatcTGATTCCTGTTTAGAAACGAGGCTCGTCCGGCCATCcgttaaaaaattaatatataattatatacatatttatataattatatatatcatatatattatataattataatatttaattataattatatatttaattataatattagtatacttattataatatatttataataataaatataaatataattattatatacacatacataatatattatatatattataattatttaattaaatataattatattgttataatatatattatgaatttgttaatattgtataataatatatttatattatttataaatatatttataaatttatattatatgtgcacataattataatatattatatgtgtatataataataatgcattatataattatatttgtatttattattataaaataataatatataataattatatttaatatattataattatatatttatattataatatttgtataattatattcagttatatataatatttaatttaattagctacaaacttataataatgatattattagttgtatatattatataatgcatattagtatatgtaatataattgatattatcaattatactaataattatacatgtttacttAAAAATCGAAGCAAGAAtatcattaataaaacatcaACCTATAGATCAACTCTCTACatcaaaaacaaatgaaatagtTATTTCTGCAAACCCATTagatgaaaaataatatttaaatataattGAGAGAATAACATTTCAAAGATGGTATGCTTTAGTAATAGTAATGGTAGaagattttaagaaaatatttgtAGCATTATTAGATAGTGGAGTAGATCAGAGTTGTATAAAAGAAGGATAATCCCAACAAAGTATTGAGAAAGCAcaaatgaaaaattaagaactgcaaatggagaaaaattacaagtaaaatataaatttactaCGGGATCAATATGCAATAATAATTATTGTATAagacataattttattatagtaaAAAATATTCACATAGATATAATTTTAGGAACACCCTTCTTTATTCAAATATATCCTTTTGCTGTAAATAGTGAAGGAGTTCACACAAATATTATGGAAAAAACAATAACTTTTAAATTTCTAACACcaataaaacaaaaagaattACTAGTATTACAATCATCTTCTAtctataaaacaataaatactatTCAACATGTTAAACAACAAATCAATtattttaaa containing:
- the LOC113727576 gene encoding uncharacterized protein isoform X2, whose product is MAMSTFLLSLFPKPPQNPISRKPISPLKHPSILISRRLGIIFTTTSLSSVLSLVLQCPQIPPSSAAEASSTSFLSGIANTKSWFQFYGDGFAIRVPPQFEDILEPEDYNAGLSLYGDKAKPKTFAARFASPDGSEVLTVVIRPSNQLKITFLEAKDVTDLGSIKEAAKIFVPGGATLYSARTIKIKEDEGFRTYYFYEFGRDEQHVALVAAVNSGKAIIAGATAPQYKWNDDGVKLRSAAVSLTVL
- the LOC113727576 gene encoding uncharacterized protein isoform X1 produces the protein MAMSTFLLSLFPKPPQNPISRKPISPLKHPSILISRRLGIIFTTTSLSSVLSLVLQCPQIPPSSAAEASSTSFLSGIANTKSWFQFYGDGFAIRVPPQFEDILEPEDYNAGLSLYGDKAKPKTFAARFASPDGSEVLTVVIRPSNQLKITFLEAKDVTDLGSIKEAAKIFVPGGATLYSARTIKIKEDEGFRTYYFYEFGRDEQHVALVAAVNSGKITGFNNFLNELNYPAIIAGATAPQYKWNDDGVKLRSAAVSLTVL
- the LOC113727576 gene encoding uncharacterized protein isoform X3 → MAMSTFLLSLFPKPPQNPISRKPISPLKHPSILISRRLGIIFTTTSLSSVLSLVLQCPQIPPSSAAEASSTSFLSGIANTKSWFQFYGDGFAIRVPPQFEDILEPEDYNAGLSLYGDKAKPKTFAARFASPDGSEVLTVVIRPSNQLKITFLEVGGATLYSARTIKIKEDEGFRTYYFYEFGRDEQHVALVAAVNSGKITGFNNFLNELNYPAIIAGATAPQYKWNDDGVKLRSAAVSLTVL